A DNA window from Allokutzneria albata contains the following coding sequences:
- a CDS encoding TetR/AcrR family transcriptional regulator: MDTPTMGLRELKKRQTRENISNHATRLFLERGFDNVTIAQVAAAAQVAKMTVTNYFARKEDLALDLHDVFVELPAKTVRDREPGESALAALRRAYLAGVAEHDPVIGFSGPEFARMITDSPALVARLREFHDDREKALALVLAEETGVEPDDIRPRVAAAQLTSIHRLLFDETLRRTLDGHDNDEIARIVDDYARVAFGALEPVLGDYAVK; encoded by the coding sequence ATGGACACGCCGACCATGGGTCTCCGGGAGCTGAAGAAGCGCCAGACCAGGGAGAACATCTCGAACCACGCCACCAGGCTGTTCCTGGAACGGGGCTTCGACAACGTGACGATCGCCCAGGTGGCCGCCGCCGCGCAGGTCGCCAAGATGACCGTCACCAACTACTTCGCCCGCAAGGAGGACTTGGCGCTGGACCTGCACGACGTGTTCGTGGAGCTGCCCGCCAAGACCGTGCGCGATCGCGAGCCGGGCGAGTCCGCGCTGGCCGCGCTGCGCCGCGCCTACCTGGCCGGGGTCGCCGAACACGACCCGGTCATCGGCTTCTCAGGTCCGGAGTTCGCCCGCATGATCACCGACAGCCCCGCACTGGTGGCGAGGCTGCGCGAGTTCCACGACGACCGCGAGAAGGCGTTGGCGCTGGTGCTCGCGGAGGAGACCGGCGTGGAGCCCGACGACATCAGGCCCCGCGTCGCCGCGGCTCAGCTGACGAGCATCCACCGGCTGCTCTTCGACGAGACACTGCGGCGCACGCTGGACGGGCACGACAACGACGAGATCGCCCGCATCGTGGACGACTACGCCCGTGTCGCCTTCGGAGCCTTGGAGCCTGTGCTCGGCGACTACGCCGTCAAGTAG
- a CDS encoding heavy-metal-associated domain-containing protein: protein MSTISETYTVTGMTCGHCVASVTEEVGAIDGVTNVAVDLPTGAVTVTSTKPVSVDAVRAAVDEAGYSLV, encoded by the coding sequence ATGAGCACCATCAGCGAGACCTACACCGTCACCGGCATGACCTGCGGGCACTGCGTCGCCTCGGTCACCGAGGAAGTGGGCGCGATCGACGGCGTGACCAACGTCGCCGTGGACCTGCCGACCGGTGCGGTCACGGTGACCAGCACGAAGCCGGTGAGCGTCGACGCGGTGCGTGCCGCGGTCGACGAAGCCGGGTACTCCCTGGTCTAG
- a CDS encoding heavy metal translocating P-type ATPase — protein MGTSEVELSISGMTCASCAARIERKLNKLDGVTATVNYATEKAKVVFPSGTDTTTLIEQVEAAGYSASLPETAAPQEEDDPLRSLRQRLTGSIVLSVPVIAMAMVPALQFTYWQWISLTLAAPVLVWAAWPFHRAAWANLRHGTATMDTLISLGTLSAFLWSLYALLFGTAGTPGMTHPFELTIAPSDGAGNIYLEVAAGVTMFILAGRYFEARSKRRAGAALRALLELGAKDVAVLRDGREQRIPTAQLAVGDRFVVRPGEKIATDGVIEEGSSAVDASMLTGESVPVEVGPGDAVVGATVNAGGRLVVRATRIGADTQLAQMAKLVEEAQNGKAQVQRLADRISAVFVPVVIALSVGTLAFWLGGGAEVSAAFTAAVAVLIIACPCALGLATPTALLVGTGRGAQLGILIKGPEVLESTRAVDTVVLDKTGTVTTGRMALVEVHTATGVSEEDVLRLAGALENASEHPIAQAITKGARERIGELPEVEGFTNVEGLGVQGIVDGRAVLAGRTALLEEWSQHLPAPLVEAKAAAEAAGRTAIAVGWDGEARAVLVVADTVKDTSAEAIRQLRALGLTPVLLTGDNEAVARSVAAEVGITEVIAEVLPKDKVDVVARLQAEGKVVAMVGDGVNDAAALARADLGLAMGTGTDAAIEASDITLVRGDLRAAADAIRLARRTLSTIKTNLFWAFAYNVAALPLAAAGLLNPMIAGAAMALSSVFVVSNSLRLRGFRSANSAAPAPSARPAAPLREPASVR, from the coding sequence ATGGGCACTAGCGAGGTCGAGCTCTCCATCTCCGGTATGACGTGCGCATCGTGCGCCGCCCGGATCGAGCGCAAGCTCAACAAGCTGGACGGGGTGACCGCGACGGTCAACTACGCCACGGAGAAGGCCAAGGTGGTCTTCCCGTCCGGCACCGACACCACCACGCTGATCGAGCAGGTCGAGGCCGCGGGCTACTCCGCCTCGTTGCCGGAAACTGCCGCGCCGCAAGAAGAAGACGACCCGCTGCGGTCCCTGCGGCAGCGGCTGACGGGCTCGATCGTGCTGTCGGTCCCGGTGATCGCGATGGCGATGGTGCCCGCGTTGCAGTTCACCTACTGGCAGTGGATCTCCCTGACGCTGGCGGCTCCGGTGCTGGTGTGGGCCGCGTGGCCGTTCCACCGCGCGGCCTGGGCGAACCTGCGGCACGGCACCGCGACCATGGACACCCTGATCTCCCTCGGCACGCTGTCGGCGTTCCTGTGGTCGTTGTACGCCTTGCTGTTCGGCACCGCGGGCACGCCCGGCATGACGCACCCCTTCGAGCTGACGATCGCGCCGAGCGACGGCGCGGGCAACATCTACCTCGAAGTCGCCGCCGGGGTGACGATGTTCATCCTCGCCGGCCGCTACTTCGAGGCCAGGTCCAAGCGGCGGGCGGGCGCGGCGCTGCGCGCGCTGCTGGAGCTGGGCGCGAAGGACGTCGCGGTGCTGCGCGACGGCCGGGAACAGCGCATCCCCACCGCGCAGCTCGCGGTCGGCGACCGGTTCGTGGTCCGTCCCGGCGAGAAGATCGCCACCGACGGCGTGATCGAGGAGGGCTCCTCCGCGGTCGACGCGAGCATGCTCACCGGCGAGTCGGTCCCGGTCGAGGTCGGACCCGGGGACGCGGTCGTCGGCGCGACGGTGAACGCGGGCGGTCGGCTGGTGGTGCGCGCCACCAGGATCGGCGCGGACACGCAGCTCGCGCAGATGGCCAAGCTCGTCGAGGAGGCGCAGAACGGCAAGGCCCAGGTGCAACGCCTCGCCGACCGCATCTCGGCGGTGTTCGTCCCCGTCGTGATCGCGCTCTCGGTCGGCACCCTCGCCTTCTGGCTCGGCGGAGGGGCCGAGGTGAGCGCGGCGTTCACCGCGGCGGTGGCGGTGTTGATCATCGCTTGCCCGTGCGCGCTGGGCCTGGCGACACCGACCGCGCTGCTCGTCGGCACCGGCAGGGGAGCGCAGCTGGGCATCCTGATCAAGGGGCCGGAGGTGCTGGAGTCCACGCGTGCCGTGGACACCGTGGTGCTGGACAAGACCGGCACGGTCACCACCGGGCGGATGGCTCTGGTCGAGGTGCACACCGCGACCGGGGTGTCCGAGGAGGACGTGCTGCGGCTGGCCGGTGCGCTGGAGAACGCCTCCGAGCACCCGATCGCCCAGGCGATCACCAAGGGAGCCCGCGAGCGCATCGGGGAGCTGCCGGAGGTCGAGGGCTTCACCAACGTGGAAGGCCTTGGCGTACAAGGGATCGTGGACGGTCGGGCCGTGCTGGCCGGGCGCACCGCGTTGCTGGAGGAGTGGAGCCAGCACCTGCCCGCTCCGCTCGTCGAGGCCAAGGCCGCGGCGGAGGCGGCCGGTCGCACGGCCATCGCGGTCGGCTGGGACGGTGAGGCCCGGGCGGTGCTCGTGGTCGCCGACACCGTCAAGGACACCTCCGCCGAGGCGATCCGCCAGCTGCGCGCGCTCGGGCTCACGCCGGTGCTGCTCACCGGGGACAACGAGGCGGTGGCGCGTTCGGTGGCCGCGGAGGTCGGCATCACCGAGGTGATCGCCGAGGTGCTGCCGAAGGACAAGGTCGACGTGGTCGCGCGGCTCCAGGCCGAGGGCAAGGTCGTCGCGATGGTCGGCGACGGCGTGAACGACGCAGCCGCGCTGGCCCGGGCTGATCTCGGGCTGGCCATGGGAACCGGGACCGACGCGGCGATCGAGGCCAGCGACATCACGCTGGTGCGCGGCGATCTTCGTGCCGCCGCCGACGCGATCAGGTTGGCGCGCAGGACGTTGAGCACGATCAAGACGAACCTGTTCTGGGCCTTCGCCTACAACGTCGCCGCGCTCCCCCTCGCGGCGGCCGGGCTGCTCAACCCGATGATCGCCGGTGCGGCCATGGCCCTGTCGTCGGTGTTCGTGGTGTCGAACAGCCTGCGACTGCGCGGTTTCCGCAGTGCCAACTCCGCAGCACCGGCCCCTTCGGCCCGTCCGGCGGCTCCGCTGCGCGAACCCGCGTCGGTCCGCTAG
- a CDS encoding metal-sensitive transcriptional regulator, with translation MRGYTEGKDDYLKRLRRIEGQIRGLQRMVDNDEYCIDVLTQISAATKALQAVSLGLLDEHLRHCVSHAINEGGDGADAKIREASEAIARLVRS, from the coding sequence ATGCGGGGATACACCGAGGGCAAGGACGACTACCTCAAGCGGCTGCGCCGGATCGAGGGTCAGATCCGCGGTCTGCAGCGGATGGTCGACAACGACGAGTACTGCATCGACGTGCTCACCCAGATCTCAGCTGCGACGAAGGCGCTGCAGGCGGTCTCCCTCGGCCTGCTCGACGAGCACCTCAGGCACTGCGTGAGCCATGCGATCAACGAGGGCGGGGACGGCGCGGACGCCAAGATCCGCGAGGCCAGCGAGGCGATCGCCCGCCTCGTCCGCTCCTGA
- a CDS encoding M20/M25/M40 family metallo-hydrolase has protein sequence MLPKSAVAAWLEPRADDMAELLMRLIAVDSENPPGRELGRCARAVREAMDALGLAPEVIELAPARELEEPSIVRGSVGDGRKLLYFHGHFDVVPAQDPRQFTAERRDGRITGRGSADMKGGLVSMLYGAAAAKELGLLGDGRIVLHLVCDEETGSVTGAGHLRRENLIDPRALAMVTAEPSGGSIWNSARGALSLRVEVRGREAHVGQADRGVNAFQHMLHIARPVEDHAREITEKGSMVVVGGLFGGGSNFNVVPGSAFFTVDGRYEPEEDLDHERDRLTAAVKEAAAEIGAQVSVQVTQQQPPAYTDASHPAAAALAQVVGEVEGEARFEGCAGILETRWYSQLGIPAFGYGAGRLEVAHGPDEYVDEAAMRRCAAVYALYAARMFAA, from the coding sequence ATGCTGCCGAAGAGCGCCGTAGCCGCATGGCTGGAGCCACGGGCTGACGACATGGCCGAGCTGCTGATGAGGCTGATCGCCGTCGACTCGGAGAACCCTCCCGGCCGCGAGCTGGGCCGGTGCGCGCGGGCCGTCCGCGAGGCGATGGACGCGCTCGGCCTGGCTCCGGAGGTCATCGAGCTGGCCCCGGCCCGCGAACTGGAGGAGCCGAGCATCGTGCGCGGCTCCGTCGGTGACGGGCGGAAGCTGCTCTACTTCCACGGCCATTTCGACGTCGTGCCCGCGCAAGACCCCAGGCAGTTCACGGCGGAGCGACGCGACGGCAGGATCACCGGCCGGGGCAGCGCGGACATGAAGGGCGGCCTCGTCAGCATGCTCTACGGCGCCGCCGCGGCCAAGGAGCTGGGCCTGCTCGGCGACGGGCGGATCGTGCTGCACCTGGTCTGCGACGAGGAGACCGGCAGCGTCACCGGCGCGGGACACCTGCGCCGGGAGAACCTGATCGACCCCCGGGCGCTGGCCATGGTGACCGCGGAACCGAGCGGGGGGAGCATCTGGAATTCCGCCCGCGGCGCGCTTTCCCTGCGCGTCGAAGTGCGCGGACGCGAGGCCCACGTCGGCCAGGCGGATCGGGGTGTGAACGCGTTCCAGCACATGCTCCACATCGCGCGACCGGTCGAAGACCATGCCCGTGAAATCACCGAGAAGGGATCCATGGTCGTCGTCGGCGGCCTGTTCGGCGGCGGGTCGAACTTCAACGTGGTGCCGGGTTCGGCCTTCTTCACCGTGGACGGCCGCTACGAACCGGAGGAGGACCTCGACCACGAACGCGACCGCTTGACAGCTGCTGTCAAGGAGGCGGCGGCGGAGATCGGTGCTCAGGTGTCGGTCCAGGTGACCCAGCAGCAGCCGCCCGCGTACACGGACGCGTCGCACCCGGCCGCCGCGGCGCTGGCGCAGGTGGTCGGCGAGGTCGAGGGCGAGGCCCGGTTCGAGGGGTGCGCGGGCATCCTGGAGACCCGCTGGTACAGCCAGCTCGGCATCCCCGCGTTCGGCTACGGCGCCGGGCGGCTGGAGGTCGCGCACGGCCCGGACGAGTACGTCGACGAGGCCGCGATGCGCCGCTGCGCGGCCGTGTACGCCTTGTACGCCGCGCGGATGTTCGCAGCATGA
- a CDS encoding sigma-70 family RNA polymerase sigma factor yields MQRSQEEGARSLTTATEINPGAADSVRDYLGEIGRTPLLTAEEEVRLGERIEAGNRAREELAAGAAPERRRALERLAADGDRAKDHMIRANLRLVVSIARRYPVGGGGMSLLDLIQEGTIGMMRAVEKFDHRRGLKFSTYATWWIKQGIGRALADQSRTIRLPVHVVEVLNRVTRARRALAQDLGRQPTPAEIAAEIDVPREKVEQVLRNGREPVSMNALVSEGSDVELGDLVADSAPDPATVVTDALRRRHLDAVLRTLSEREAAVISQRYGLDDDQPRTLDEIGRNFGLTRERIRQIEAKGMTKLRHPTRTRELADLLA; encoded by the coding sequence GTGCAGCGTTCGCAGGAGGAAGGGGCCCGCTCGTTGACGACCGCCACGGAGATCAACCCCGGTGCCGCCGACTCGGTCCGGGACTACCTCGGGGAGATCGGCCGCACGCCGTTGCTGACCGCGGAAGAGGAGGTGCGGCTCGGTGAGCGCATCGAGGCCGGGAACCGGGCGCGCGAGGAACTGGCGGCCGGGGCCGCACCGGAGCGGCGGCGTGCGCTGGAACGGCTGGCCGCCGACGGCGACCGCGCCAAGGACCACATGATCCGGGCCAACCTCCGGCTGGTCGTCTCGATCGCGCGGCGCTACCCGGTGGGCGGCGGTGGAATGTCGTTGCTGGACCTGATCCAGGAAGGCACGATCGGCATGATGCGCGCGGTGGAGAAGTTCGACCACCGGCGCGGGCTGAAGTTCTCGACCTACGCCACGTGGTGGATCAAGCAGGGGATCGGGCGGGCGCTGGCGGACCAGAGCCGGACGATCCGGCTCCCCGTGCACGTGGTCGAGGTCCTCAACCGCGTGACCCGCGCCCGCCGCGCGCTGGCGCAGGACCTCGGCAGGCAGCCGACGCCCGCCGAGATCGCGGCCGAGATCGACGTACCGAGGGAGAAGGTCGAACAGGTGCTGCGCAACGGCAGGGAGCCGGTCTCGATGAACGCCCTGGTGAGCGAGGGCAGCGACGTCGAGCTGGGCGACCTGGTCGCCGACAGCGCACCGGACCCCGCGACGGTGGTCACCGACGCGCTGCGCCGTCGCCATCTCGACGCGGTTCTGCGGACCCTGTCCGAGCGGGAGGCGGCGGTGATCTCGCAGCGGTACGGCCTCGACGACGACCAGCCGAGGACCCTCGACGAGATCGGCAGGAACTTCGGCCTGACCAGGGAGCGCATCCGGCAGATCGAGGCCAAGGGGATGACCAAGCTGCGGCACCCCACGCGGACCCGCGAGCTGGCCGACCTCCTCGCCTGA
- a CDS encoding GNAT family N-acetyltransferase → MYATSLGDDGAVLRPLEPWHADEFLANIDRGREFIGQHIALADIVSDLAASRAFLQAYADKAAKDTARIHGIWLDGELVGGVLFRTMDVPNGTAEAGCWLEPSAAGKGLVTRAARVLIDWAIEERGIHRIEWRVATENAPSIAVARRLGMTKEGVLREIAPYRGKRKDIEVWSVLAPEWRAAKR, encoded by the coding sequence ATGTACGCGACATCCCTTGGTGATGACGGCGCTGTGCTGCGCCCGTTGGAGCCGTGGCACGCCGACGAGTTCCTGGCCAACATCGACCGCGGGCGGGAGTTCATCGGGCAGCACATCGCCCTGGCGGACATCGTGTCGGACCTGGCGGCGAGCCGCGCGTTCCTCCAGGCCTACGCCGACAAGGCAGCCAAGGACACCGCGCGCATCCACGGCATCTGGCTGGACGGCGAGCTCGTCGGCGGTGTGCTGTTCCGGACCATGGACGTGCCGAACGGCACCGCGGAGGCCGGTTGCTGGCTGGAGCCGTCCGCCGCGGGCAAGGGGCTGGTGACCAGGGCCGCGCGGGTGCTCATCGACTGGGCGATCGAGGAGCGGGGGATCCACCGGATCGAGTGGCGGGTGGCGACCGAGAACGCGCCGAGCATCGCCGTGGCCCGGCGGCTCGGGATGACCAAGGAGGGCGTGCTGCGCGAGATCGCCCCGTACCGGGGGAAGCGCAAGGACATCGAGGTCTGGTCGGTGCTCGCGCCGGAATGGCGGGCGGCGAAGCGGTGA
- a CDS encoding aminoglycoside adenylyltransferase family protein, whose product MAGGEAVIDRVLRLVGDVLGPEVVGVYLHGSAVLGGLKPASDVDILVVTRRSMDDRERRALLDGLLRERGERPVELTVAVKSEVRPWRYPPTCDFLYGEWLRARFEDGAPPPRPEPMPDLALLLTMVLAGEHALVGPPPAHVLDPVPHADLVRASAAGVPELLRDLDSDTRNVVLTLARAWTTLATGEIRSKDAAADWALAQLPPEHRPVLRHAKELYLHRHYAEEHWSEELRAQVGPHARAVSAEIDRLLTPDRR is encoded by the coding sequence ATGGCGGGCGGCGAAGCGGTGATCGACCGCGTCCTGCGGCTGGTCGGCGATGTGCTCGGCCCCGAGGTCGTCGGTGTCTACCTGCACGGCTCCGCGGTGCTCGGCGGCCTCAAACCGGCCAGCGACGTCGACATCCTCGTGGTCACCCGGCGGAGCATGGACGACCGGGAACGCCGGGCGCTGCTGGACGGGCTGCTCCGCGAGCGCGGCGAGCGCCCCGTCGAGTTGACGGTTGCCGTCAAGTCCGAGGTCCGGCCGTGGCGATACCCGCCGACCTGCGACTTCCTGTACGGCGAGTGGCTGCGTGCGCGTTTTGAGGACGGCGCGCCGCCGCCCCGGCCGGAGCCCATGCCGGACCTGGCGCTCCTGCTGACGATGGTCCTGGCCGGAGAGCACGCCCTCGTCGGTCCGCCTCCCGCGCACGTCCTCGACCCCGTGCCGCACGCCGACCTCGTCCGGGCGAGCGCGGCGGGCGTTCCCGAACTCCTCCGCGACCTCGACAGCGACACCCGCAACGTCGTGCTGACCCTGGCGCGCGCCTGGACCACGCTCGCCACCGGCGAGATCCGGTCGAAGGACGCCGCCGCGGACTGGGCCCTCGCCCAGCTCCCTCCCGAGCACCGTCCCGTTCTGCGGCACGCGAAGGAGCTCTACCTGCACCGGCACTACGCCGAGGAACACTGGAGCGAGGAGCTGAGGGCCCAGGTCGGCCCGCACGCCCGAGCTGTCTCAGCGGAGATCGATCGGCTCCTCACGCCCGACCGCCGCTGA
- a CDS encoding hemerythrin domain-containing protein — protein MGVDVVDLIMQDHREVERLFDELKQHPEKRPLLVPVLAAMLTAHSRAEEAEVYPVAKDDADEVEEIAHSQAEHVQAEQLLLRLTETDPETAEFDKVLSELVEAVTHHVEEEETTVLPQMRARLDEDRRTQLGKAFAASRARHLGDRPGSATKEELQFQARNAGVASAASMSKDELVAKMRKL, from the coding sequence ATGGGCGTCGACGTGGTTGATCTGATCATGCAGGACCACCGCGAGGTGGAGCGGCTGTTCGACGAGCTGAAGCAGCACCCGGAGAAGCGCCCGCTGCTGGTGCCGGTGCTGGCCGCGATGCTCACCGCGCACAGCCGGGCGGAGGAGGCCGAGGTCTACCCGGTCGCGAAGGACGACGCGGACGAGGTCGAGGAGATCGCGCACAGCCAGGCCGAGCACGTCCAGGCCGAGCAGCTGCTGCTGCGCCTGACCGAGACCGACCCCGAGACGGCCGAGTTCGACAAGGTGCTCTCCGAACTGGTGGAAGCCGTCACGCACCACGTCGAGGAAGAGGAGACGACCGTGCTGCCGCAGATGCGCGCACGGCTCGACGAGGACCGCCGCACGCAGCTCGGCAAGGCGTTCGCGGCCAGCCGCGCCCGGCACCTCGGTGACCGGCCGGGCAGCGCGACCAAGGAGGAGCTGCAGTTCCAGGCGCGCAACGCGGGTGTCGCCAGTGCCGCTTCCATGAGCAAGGACGAGCTTGTCGCCAAGATGCGCAAGCTCTGA
- a CDS encoding copper-translocating P-type ATPase: protein MDEHHGHHQEHQGGQHGHHGGHGGHADHAAVFRDKFWLSLALSVPVVFASHMVAELFGYHVPSWAAWIPPVLGTVVFAYGGWPFLSGAVAELRGRQPGMMTLVALAITVAFVASGLTTLGVGGLNLDFWWELALLVVIMLLGHWLEMRALGQASGALDALAELLPDTAERIGADGTIEPVSLAELRVGDLVLVRSGGRVPADGVITEGTAELDESMITGESRAVRREPGDRVVAGTVATDSAVRVRVAAVGTDTALAGIQRLVEEAQTSRSRAQALADRAAAALFWFALVAGVLTFAVWSLIGDATTAVERTVTVLVIACPHALGLAIPLVIAISTSMSAKAGILVKDRLALERMRTVDAVLFDKTGTLTVGRPAVTDSVGAEGFTAEEAVRLAAAAETDSEHPLAKAIVAAADDVPTAREFRSLTGRGVQATVDGATIAVGGPALLREHGLEALPETAEWQARGATVLHVLRNGRAIGALALADEIRPESRSAIEALHANGIRVVMITGDSRAVAESVAADLGVDEVFAEVLPADKDSAVAELQARGHRVAMVGDGVNDAPALARADVGIAIGAGTDVAIESAGVVLASDDPRGVLAVRRLSVASYRKMRQNLVWATGYNVLTVPLAAGVLAGVGFVLPPAVGAVAMSLSTIVVALNAQLLRRVKLAPSSE, encoded by the coding sequence ATGGACGAGCACCACGGTCACCACCAGGAGCACCAGGGTGGGCAGCACGGGCACCACGGGGGACACGGCGGCCACGCGGACCACGCGGCCGTGTTCCGGGACAAGTTCTGGCTGAGCCTGGCGCTCAGCGTTCCGGTGGTCTTCGCCAGTCACATGGTCGCCGAGCTGTTCGGCTACCACGTGCCGTCGTGGGCGGCCTGGATCCCGCCGGTGCTGGGCACGGTCGTGTTCGCCTACGGCGGCTGGCCGTTCCTCTCCGGCGCCGTCGCCGAGCTGCGCGGCCGGCAGCCGGGAATGATGACGCTCGTCGCGCTGGCCATCACGGTGGCGTTCGTCGCCAGCGGCCTGACCACCCTCGGCGTCGGCGGGCTGAACCTGGACTTCTGGTGGGAGCTGGCCCTCCTGGTCGTCATCATGCTTCTCGGCCACTGGCTGGAGATGCGGGCGCTGGGCCAGGCCAGTGGCGCGCTCGACGCCCTCGCCGAGCTCCTGCCCGACACCGCCGAGCGCATCGGTGCCGACGGCACGATCGAGCCGGTCTCGCTGGCCGAGCTGCGCGTCGGCGACCTGGTCCTGGTCCGCTCCGGGGGCCGGGTGCCCGCGGACGGCGTGATCACCGAGGGAACCGCCGAGCTGGACGAATCGATGATCACCGGCGAGTCGCGCGCAGTGCGCCGCGAGCCGGGGGACCGGGTGGTGGCGGGCACGGTGGCCACCGACTCCGCGGTTCGCGTGCGGGTGGCCGCCGTGGGCACGGACACCGCGCTCGCCGGCATCCAGCGGCTGGTGGAGGAGGCGCAGACCTCGCGCTCGCGGGCGCAGGCGCTCGCGGACCGCGCTGCCGCCGCACTGTTCTGGTTCGCGCTCGTCGCGGGCGTGCTGACCTTCGCGGTGTGGTCGCTCATCGGTGACGCGACCACAGCGGTGGAACGGACCGTCACCGTCCTGGTGATCGCGTGCCCGCACGCCCTCGGGCTGGCCATCCCGTTGGTGATCGCGATCTCGACCTCGATGTCGGCGAAGGCGGGCATCCTCGTCAAGGACCGGCTCGCGCTTGAGCGGATGCGCACCGTCGACGCGGTGCTCTTCGACAAGACCGGCACCCTGACCGTGGGTCGTCCCGCTGTGACCGATTCTGTTGGCGCGGAGGGCTTTACCGCTGAGGAGGCGGTGCGCCTGGCCGCGGCCGCGGAGACCGACTCGGAGCACCCGCTGGCCAAGGCGATCGTCGCGGCGGCCGATGACGTGCCCACGGCGCGGGAGTTCCGCTCGCTGACCGGTCGCGGGGTTCAGGCCACTGTGGACGGAGCGACGATCGCGGTCGGTGGCCCGGCGTTGCTGCGCGAGCACGGGCTCGAAGCGTTGCCGGAGACCGCGGAATGGCAGGCCCGCGGCGCGACGGTGCTGCACGTGCTGCGCAACGGGCGGGCGATCGGCGCGCTCGCGCTGGCCGACGAGATCCGCCCGGAGTCGCGCTCGGCGATCGAAGCGTTGCACGCCAACGGGATTCGCGTTGTGATGATCACTGGTGACTCGCGTGCGGTCGCCGAGTCGGTCGCGGCGGACCTGGGCGTCGACGAGGTCTTCGCCGAAGTGCTGCCCGCCGACAAGGACAGTGCTGTCGCGGAGCTGCAGGCACGCGGGCACCGGGTCGCGATGGTCGGTGACGGGGTGAACGACGCTCCGGCGCTGGCCAGGGCCGACGTCGGCATCGCGATCGGTGCGGGCACCGACGTGGCGATCGAGTCGGCCGGTGTCGTGCTGGCCTCCGACGACCCGCGCGGTGTGCTCGCGGTCCGCCGGTTGTCGGTGGCGAGCTACCGCAAGATGAGGCAGAACCTGGTGTGGGCCACGGGGTACAACGTGTTGACGGTGCCCTTGGCCGCGGGCGTGCTCGCTGGTGTCGGCTTCGTGTTGCCGCCCGCCGTGGGGGCCGTCGCGATGAGCTTGTCGACGATCGTCGTCGCGCTCAACGCCCAGCTGCTGCGCCGGGTGAAGCTGGCTCCCTCCAGCGAGTGA